A window of Ananas comosus cultivar F153 linkage group 4, ASM154086v1, whole genome shotgun sequence contains these coding sequences:
- the LOC109709662 gene encoding methyl-CpG-binding domain-containing protein 4-like, which translates to MEKKRKSNDSINAYSVQCENCLKWRLIPTKEEYETIRHNFIDDPWVCSKKPNASCDDPAGDIEYDNTRIWVIDKPNIPKPPPDTERILIMRKDLSKMDTYYIMPKGGKKARCSGDVEKFLEANPEYKDTMSVSSFSFTAPKIMEETVSRNSEVKASAKSKLRIANSDNN; encoded by the coding sequence AAAAAGCGGAAGTCAAATGACTCTATTAATGCATACTCGGTACAGTGCGAAAATTGTTTGAAATGGAGGTTGATTCCTACAAAAGAAGAGTATGAAACTATCCGGCACAACTTCATCGACGACCCATGGGTCTGCAGCAAGAAACCAAATGCTTCCTGCGATGATCCTGCTGGAGACATCGAGTACGACAACACTCGGATATGGGTGATTGATAAACCAAACATACCTAAGCCTCCGCCTGACACTGAAAGAATCTTGATAATGAGGAAGGACTTGTCGAAAATGGATACTTACTACATTATGCCTAAGGGAGGGAAGAAGGCCCGTTGCTCGGGGGATGTGGAGAAGTTTCTAGAAGCCAACCCTGAATATAAAGATACAATGTCTGTTTCAAGCTTTAGTTTTACGGCTCCCAAGATTATGGAGGAGACAGTTTCTAGGAACTCAGAAGTAAAGGCTTCAGCTAAAAGTAAGCTAAGAATAGCGAATTCGGATAACAATTGA
- the LOC109709074 gene encoding uncharacterized protein LOC109709074, translating to MYRLVPPTAPAGPATTHWPRGANVEVRKNNKDGDWIPATVSGAARDGPERRYKITLFGSNKAIEVRASDNRPRKVARLAKRMRSERCAVKPCGGEKKSSAETEGAASAETLPPQTTVLNTAACNEPKDISESVSMVDHHPDHVVNDPLHACSNDSEKHQLSANAKDPSSQSAHPSEHQDVKVDAPSSNSGSRSSIRRKRSSSSDDNKETAAAEMHSLEQKAYHDALSALYKSGSFLTWDQEASLSDMRAYLHISDDEHLLELKKLRSELKDM from the coding sequence ATGTATCGTCTGGTGCCGCCTACCGCACCAGCAGGCCCTGCTACTACCCACTGGCCTCGCGGTGCCAATGTCGAGGTGCGCAAGAACAATAAAGACGGCGACTGGATCCCAGCGACCGTGTCTGGTGCTGCTCGCGACGGGCCTGAGCGTCGCTACAAGATCACACTCTTCGGGTCGAACAAAGCAATCGAAGTGCGCGCATCGGACAACAGGCCTCGCAAAGTCGCGCGGCTGGCGAAGCGCATGCGCAGCGAGAGATGTGCTGTGAAGCCATGCGGCGGTGAAAAGAAGAGTTCCGCCGAGACGGAGGGAGCAGCGTCTGCAGAGACTCTGCCGCCACAAACGACCGTTCTCAACACTGCTGCGTGCAATGAACCCAAAGATATCTCCGAGAGCGTTTCGATGGTAGATCATCATCCCGATCATGTTGTGAATGATCCACTCCACGCCTGCTCTAATGATTCGGAGAAACACCAGCTTTCTGCAAATGCCAAGGATCCTTCCAGTCAATCAGCTCATCCTTCCGAACATCAAGATGTGAAAGTAGACGCACCGAGCAGCAACAGCGGTTCTCGCAGCTCAATTAGGAGAAAGCGATCTTCCTCCTCCGATGACAACAAGGAGACCGCCGCAGCTGAAATGCATAGTTTGGAGCAGAAAGCGTATCATGACGCCTTGTCGGCGCTCTACAAATCCGGGAGTTTCTTGACTTGGGACCAAGAAGCATCGTTATCCGACATGCGTGCTTACCTCCATATTTCAGATGATGAGCACCTGCTCGAGCTGAAGAAGCTGCGATCTGAGTTAAAAGACATGTAG
- the LOC109709075 gene encoding uncharacterized protein LOC109709075, protein MTRMYRLVRPVRKAYVQQVEVFTNWVDRSGSWLKARIVSGDAKSYVVEYYELRPGTMERVPRKSVRWPTLPPTASAVPATTRWPRGANVEARKNNKDGDWMPATVSGADRDGPEPRHVITLFRSNEAIEVRASDTRPRKVAWLAKRKLSKRCAVKPCGDEKKSSAETEGAAPAETPPPQTAVLNTAACKEPKDIPESVSMVDHPTDQVVNDPFDACSNDGEKRQLSANVEDPSGQSAHPSEHQDVKAGPTSSNSGSCSSKRKRPSSRDDGEIVAAETHSLEQKAYHYALMALYKSGRLLSWEQETSLSDMRALLHISDDEHLLELKKLRSG, encoded by the coding sequence ATGACGCGAATGTATCGTCTGGTGCGGCCGGTTCGGAAAGCGTACGTGCAACAAGTGGAGGTGTTCACCAACTGGGTGGACCGCTCCGGCTCCTGGCTGAAGGCCAGGATTGTCTCCGGCGATGCGAAGTCTTACGTCGTCGAGTACTACGAGCTCCGGCCAGGGACCATGGAGCGCGTGCCCAGGAAGAGCGTCAGGTGGCCGACGCTGCCGCCTACCGCATCAGCAGTCCCTGCTACTACCCGCTGGCCTCGCGGCGCCAATGTCGAGGCGCGCAAGAACAATAAAGACGGCGACTGGATGCCAGCGACCGTGTCTGGAGCTGATCGCGACGGCCCCGAGCCTCGCCACGTGATCACGCTCTTCAGGTCGAACGAAGCGATCGAGGTGCGCGCATCGGACACCAGGCCTCGCAAAGTCGCGTGGCTTGCGAAGCGCAAGCTCAGCAAGAGATGTGCTGTGAAGCCGTGCGGCGATGAAAAGAAGAGTTCCGCCGAGACGGAGGGAGCAGCGCCTGCAGAGACTCCGCCGCCACAGACGGCCGTTCTCAACACTGCTGCGTGCAAAGAACCCAAAGATATCCCCGAGAGCGTTTCGATGGTAGATCATCCTACCGATCAAGTTGTGAATGATCCATTCGACGCCTGCTCCAATGATGGGGAGAAACGCCAGCTCTCTGCGAATGTCGAGGATCCTTCCGGTCAGTCTGCTCATCCTTCTGAACATCAAGATGTGAAAGCCGGTCCAACGAGTAGCAACAGCGGTTCTTGCAGCTCAAAGAGAAAGCGACCTTCCTCCCGCGACGACGGTGAGATCGTCGCAGCTGAAACGCATAGTTTGGAGCAGAAAGCGTATCATTACGCCCTGATGGCGCTCTACAAATCCGGGAGGTTGTTGAGTTGGGAGCAAGAAACATCGTTATCCGACATGCGTGCTCTCCTCCACATATCAGATGATGAGCACCTGCTCGAGCTGAAGAAGTTGAGATCTGGTTAG